A genomic stretch from Cloacibacterium caeni includes:
- the nadB gene encoding L-aspartate oxidase, with amino-acid sequence MIKTDVLVIGSGISGLSYAIKISEKLPDAKITIVTKAEEDETNTKYAQGGLAVVMDLDTDNFQKHIDDTMRAGDYENNREVVEMVIKEGPDRFKEIVEWGVNFDKKEDGEFKLGREGGHTEFRIVHHKDITGAEIERALLAYCNKSPNIQILDYHYVIDLITQHHIPNKNFDLENISCYGAYVLDQKNKKIKKITAKVTLVATGGAGHVYKNTTNPKIATGDGIAFVHRARGKVSNMQYIQFHPTAMYSKRDGMLFLISEAVRGDGAKLRTKNGEKFMHKYDEREELASRDIVARAIDNEMKISGDEYVGLDCREMDKEKFIEHFPNIYQKCMDEGIDPFKQLIPVVPASHYLMGGIVVDKEGQSSIKNLFAVGECTNSGLHGANRLASNSLLEGLVYGHNAAMKSVELLHKDEFNYFDLENVPEWNEEGMKVMEEKVLITYLRKQLQEMMSDLVSIVRSNERLQLAQKKQREIYEAVTELYNYSVISPELSELRNLVNVSYLIIKHSLAMKENKGAFYNKDFA; translated from the coding sequence ATGATAAAAACAGATGTATTGGTAATTGGCTCAGGAATTTCGGGACTTTCTTACGCCATTAAAATTTCTGAAAAATTACCAGATGCTAAAATCACCATCGTCACCAAAGCTGAGGAAGACGAAACCAACACCAAATATGCTCAAGGTGGTTTAGCAGTAGTAATGGATTTAGACACTGATAATTTCCAGAAACATATTGATGATACAATGCGTGCTGGAGATTACGAAAACAATAGAGAAGTGGTAGAAATGGTCATCAAAGAAGGACCAGACCGTTTCAAAGAAATTGTAGAATGGGGCGTAAATTTTGACAAAAAAGAAGACGGCGAATTTAAACTCGGAAGAGAAGGTGGTCACACCGAATTTAGAATTGTTCACCATAAAGATATTACAGGTGCCGAAATAGAACGTGCACTTCTTGCTTATTGCAACAAATCCCCCAACATTCAAATCCTTGATTATCATTATGTTATTGATTTAATCACACAACACCACATTCCCAATAAAAACTTTGATTTAGAAAATATTTCTTGTTATGGAGCGTACGTTCTTGACCAAAAAAATAAGAAAATTAAGAAAATTACCGCAAAAGTAACCTTGGTAGCAACTGGAGGAGCTGGTCACGTTTATAAAAACACCACGAATCCAAAAATTGCAACTGGAGACGGAATTGCTTTTGTTCACAGAGCTCGCGGTAAAGTTTCTAACATGCAATACATTCAGTTTCACCCTACTGCAATGTATTCTAAACGAGACGGAATGCTGTTTCTCATTTCGGAAGCAGTTCGTGGTGACGGCGCAAAACTCAGAACCAAAAATGGCGAAAAATTCATGCATAAATATGATGAGCGAGAAGAATTAGCTTCGCGTGATATTGTAGCAAGAGCCATTGACAACGAAATGAAAATTTCTGGTGATGAATATGTAGGCCTTGATTGTAGAGAAATGGATAAAGAAAAATTTATAGAACATTTTCCTAATATTTATCAAAAATGCATGGATGAAGGAATTGATCCATTTAAACAACTGATTCCTGTGGTTCCTGCAAGTCATTATTTAATGGGCGGAATCGTGGTAGATAAAGAGGGACAATCTTCTATCAAAAATCTATTTGCAGTGGGAGAATGTACCAATTCTGGATTGCACGGCGCGAATCGTCTCGCTTCTAATTCACTTTTGGAAGGTTTGGTTTATGGCCATAATGCTGCGATGAAATCTGTAGAATTGCTTCACAAAGACGAATTTAATTACTTCGACCTCGAAAACGTGCCAGAATGGAATGAAGAAGGCATGAAAGTAATGGAAGAAAAAGTACTCATCACTTATCTCAGAAAACAACTTCAAGAAATGATGAGTGATTTGGTAAGCATTGTAAGAAGCAACGAAAGATTGCAACTTGCTCAAAAAAAACAAAGAGAAATCTACGAAGCGGTTACAGAATTGTATAATTATTCAGTAATTTCGCCAGAATTATCAGAATTAAGAAATCTGGTGAATGTTTCTTACCTTATTATTAAGCATTCTTTGGCGATGAAAGAAAACAAAGGTGCTTTTTACAATAAAGATTTTGCTTAA
- the nadC gene encoding carboxylating nicotinate-nucleotide diphosphorylase, giving the protein MKRPHYVTDKALKQFIKSALEEDIQSGDHSTLSTIPKELVQSAKLLVKEDCILAGVELAEIIFKTFDKDLKVEVFIKDGENAKVGDIAFIVTGSARSILSTERLVLNCMQRMSGIATLTHEWDSRLLGTKTKLLDTRKTTPNFRICEKWAVAIGGGTNHRYGLYDMIMLKDNHIDYNGSITNAVKMTQDYLKKNKLKLKVEVETRNLAEVEEAAKLAGKGIDRIMLDNMDVKTMTEAVKIIAGKCETEASGGISRDQLNEIARTGVTYISAGALTHSAENIDLSLKAIKN; this is encoded by the coding sequence ATGAAACGTCCACATTACGTAACCGATAAAGCCTTAAAACAATTTATAAAATCTGCTTTAGAAGAAGATATTCAAAGCGGTGACCACTCTACCCTTTCTACCATTCCTAAAGAATTGGTACAAAGTGCTAAACTTTTGGTAAAAGAAGACTGTATTTTGGCTGGTGTAGAATTAGCAGAAATTATTTTTAAAACTTTTGACAAAGATTTAAAAGTAGAGGTTTTTATTAAAGATGGAGAAAACGCAAAAGTTGGCGACATTGCTTTCATCGTTACAGGAAGTGCGCGTTCTATCCTTTCTACAGAAAGATTAGTGCTAAATTGCATGCAAAGAATGAGCGGAATTGCTACTTTAACTCATGAATGGGACTCTAGACTTTTAGGAACCAAAACCAAATTGCTTGACACGAGAAAAACTACTCCAAATTTCAGAATTTGTGAAAAATGGGCGGTAGCAATTGGCGGCGGAACCAATCACAGATACGGATTGTATGATATGATTATGCTAAAAGACAATCACATAGATTACAACGGAAGCATTACCAATGCAGTGAAAATGACGCAAGACTACCTCAAAAAAAATAAATTAAAACTAAAGGTAGAAGTAGAAACCAGAAATCTAGCCGAAGTAGAAGAAGCTGCAAAACTTGCAGGAAAAGGAATTGATAGAATTATGCTAGATAATATGGATGTAAAAACCATGACAGAAGCGGTAAAAATAATTGCAGGAAAGTGTGAGACCGAAGCTTCAGGAGGAATTTCAAGAGACCAACTAAACGAAATCGCAAGAACAGGTGTCACTTATATTTCTGCAGGAGCACTTACCCATTCCGCAGAAAATATAGATTTAAGTTTAAAAGCCATAAAAAATTAA
- a CDS encoding TonB-dependent receptor has product MKINYLGKSRLSVVIVLSAASVAFAQKTKDSINSKDIEQVVLTGVADIAKDRKTPVAVSTIKEAQIVEKLGNQEFPEVLNTTPSVYATKSGGGFGDSKINIRGFAQENVAVMINGVPVNDMENGAVYWSNWAGLSDVTSAMQVQRGLGSSKLAIASVGGTINVVTRAADKKQGGIVSIGVANDDYLKTLFAYNSGKMSTGWSTSFLLSRTAGNMYANGTEFEGYNYYWALGYQNGKHDFQFTITGAPQWHNQRSSFITIANYIKYGGVNGGDPNRKYNADWGLLNGEEYSMRRNYYHKPVMSLNWDWNISSASKLNTVVYASFGRGGGTGDTGSVGGKNFSNAAWRLPDGTANFDAIYAANAASTPTAGVLVRRASINSHNWFGIISSFNQKINDNLKLTAGIDGRYYYGYHYQVVSDFLGATGFRDTTNKNAISTSNPTGQRIIVNSHDATPTWNPFGGKIDPEADMISYWNDGEVLWYGGFGQLEYSNDNLSAFVQGAVSNQGFQRIDHFIVDGVSLLNGTLASPTNQPTAKNPALNTKTGFKNLVGYNIKGGINYNINDHHNVFGNIGYYSKQPFLNAVYPNNKNFLNPNLTNEKIFGAELGYGFRSSAVNLNVNVYRTSWKDRFLRRGNLNIPDPNNPGVTFTNAYANIAGITEIHRGVEVDGSVKVNQYLSFTGMVSVGDWYYEGNATGTYFTETNEEIAGTSFAGTTLYLDKVKVGGSAQNTYAAGFVLEPAKNFKLDGTYRYVNNLYANVNPINFQSQAAGNLGALKLPSFGLFDLGASYKVNLNAKQYFTLRANVYNVFDKVYIAESNTNYQSNLSAADYAAYGSSAPSYTSYVQAGEWNGVSQQNQVFFGFGRTWAATFSFNF; this is encoded by the coding sequence ATGAAAATCAACTATTTAGGAAAGTCAAGACTTTCTGTGGTTATTGTATTAAGTGCTGCTAGTGTAGCATTTGCGCAAAAAACTAAAGATTCTATCAACTCAAAAGACATAGAACAAGTAGTTCTTACTGGGGTGGCAGATATCGCTAAGGACAGAAAAACTCCAGTTGCTGTTTCTACTATTAAAGAAGCACAAATTGTAGAAAAATTGGGTAACCAAGAATTCCCAGAAGTCCTAAACACTACTCCTTCTGTGTATGCAACTAAATCTGGTGGAGGTTTTGGAGACTCTAAAATTAACATTAGAGGTTTTGCTCAAGAAAACGTAGCGGTAATGATCAATGGGGTTCCTGTAAACGATATGGAAAACGGAGCTGTATATTGGTCAAACTGGGCTGGTCTATCAGATGTAACTTCTGCTATGCAAGTACAGAGAGGTCTAGGTTCATCTAAATTAGCTATTGCTTCTGTAGGTGGTACTATTAACGTAGTAACTAGAGCTGCTGACAAAAAACAAGGAGGAATTGTTTCTATAGGTGTTGCTAATGACGATTACTTAAAAACTCTATTTGCTTACAATAGCGGTAAAATGTCTACAGGATGGTCTACTTCTTTCCTTTTAAGTAGAACTGCTGGTAACATGTATGCTAATGGTACAGAATTCGAAGGATATAATTATTATTGGGCATTAGGTTACCAAAACGGTAAACATGATTTCCAATTTACCATTACTGGTGCTCCACAATGGCACAACCAAAGATCATCTTTCATTACTATCGCTAACTATATTAAATATGGTGGTGTAAATGGTGGTGATCCAAACAGAAAATATAACGCAGATTGGGGACTTCTAAATGGAGAGGAATACTCTATGAGAAGAAACTACTACCACAAACCAGTAATGTCTTTAAACTGGGACTGGAACATTTCTTCTGCTTCTAAACTTAATACAGTAGTATACGCTTCTTTTGGTAGAGGTGGTGGTACTGGAGACACTGGTTCAGTGGGAGGTAAAAACTTCTCAAACGCAGCTTGGAGACTTCCTGATGGAACGGCTAACTTTGACGCAATTTATGCAGCAAATGCAGCTTCTACACCTACAGCTGGTGTGTTAGTAAGAAGAGCTTCTATCAACTCTCACAACTGGTTTGGTATCATTTCTAGTTTTAACCAAAAAATTAATGACAACTTAAAACTTACCGCAGGTATTGATGGTAGATATTACTATGGTTACCACTACCAAGTAGTAAGTGATTTCTTAGGAGCTACTGGCTTCAGAGATACTACTAACAAAAATGCTATTTCTACAAGTAACCCAACTGGTCAAAGAATTATCGTAAATTCTCATGATGCTACTCCTACTTGGAATCCTTTTGGAGGAAAAATTGATCCAGAAGCAGATATGATTTCTTACTGGAATGATGGAGAAGTACTTTGGTATGGTGGTTTCGGTCAGTTAGAATATTCTAATGATAATTTATCAGCATTTGTACAAGGTGCAGTTTCTAACCAAGGTTTCCAAAGAATTGACCACTTTATCGTAGATGGTGTTTCTTTATTAAACGGAACATTAGCATCTCCAACTAACCAACCTACTGCTAAAAACCCAGCACTTAATACTAAAACTGGTTTCAAAAATTTAGTTGGTTACAATATTAAAGGGGGAATCAACTATAATATTAATGATCACCATAACGTTTTTGGAAACATCGGTTACTATTCTAAGCAACCTTTCTTAAACGCTGTTTATCCTAACAATAAAAACTTCTTAAACCCAAATCTTACCAATGAAAAGATTTTTGGTGCTGAATTAGGATACGGTTTCCGTTCATCTGCTGTAAACCTTAACGTGAACGTTTATAGAACTTCTTGGAAAGATAGATTCTTAAGAAGAGGTAATTTAAATATTCCAGATCCAAACAACCCAGGAGTAACATTTACTAACGCATATGCTAACATTGCTGGAATTACTGAAATTCACAGAGGTGTAGAAGTAGATGGTAGCGTAAAAGTAAACCAATATTTATCTTTCACAGGTATGGTTTCTGTAGGAGATTGGTATTATGAAGGAAATGCAACTGGTACTTACTTCACTGAAACAAACGAAGAAATCGCTGGAACTAGCTTTGCTGGAACCACACTTTACTTAGACAAAGTAAAAGTAGGAGGATCTGCTCAGAATACTTATGCTGCAGGTTTCGTTCTTGAACCAGCTAAAAACTTCAAATTAGATGGAACATACAGATATGTTAACAATCTATACGCTAACGTAAACCCTATCAACTTCCAAAGTCAAGCTGCTGGAAACTTAGGTGCTCTTAAACTTCCTAGTTTTGGACTTTTTGATTTAGGTGCATCTTACAAGGTAAACCTTAATGCTAAGCAATACTTTACTCTAAGAGCAAACGTTTATAACGTTTTTGATAAAGTTTACATTGCAGAATCTAACACTAACTACCAGAGCAACCTTTCTGCAGCTGATTACGCAGCTTATGGTTCTTCTGCTCCTTCTTACACAAGCTATGTACAAGCAGGAGAATGGAACGGTGTTTCTCAACAAAACCAAGTTTTCTTTGGATTTGGTAGAACTTGGGCTGCAACATTCTCATTCAACTTCTAA
- a CDS encoding aspartate-semialdehyde dehydrogenase: protein MKIAVVGATGMVGQVMLKVLEERNLPITELIPVASEKSVGKKITFKSKQYDIVSMETAISMKPEIAIFSAGGSTSLEYAPKFAEVGCTVIDNSSAWRMDPTKKLVVPEINAHVLTKEDKIIANPNCSTIQMVMVLNPLHLKYKVKRVIVSTYQSVSGTGKAAVDQLNAEIANAVNPGSVEVNAVYPYQIFKNALPQCDVFDADDYTKEELKLIKEPKKIMGDDSIKITATAVRIPVQGGHSESVNIEFENDFDLEEVKNILANTSGVVLQDDVENKVYPMCFYSEGKDEVFVGRIRRDLSQPNTLNCWIVADNLRKGAATNAVQIAEYLIANQLV, encoded by the coding sequence ATGAAAATCGCAGTAGTAGGCGCAACCGGAATGGTAGGCCAAGTTATGTTGAAAGTTTTGGAAGAAAGAAATCTTCCTATTACAGAATTAATTCCTGTAGCATCAGAAAAATCTGTAGGAAAGAAAATCACTTTCAAGAGTAAACAGTATGACATCGTTTCTATGGAAACTGCGATTTCTATGAAACCTGAAATTGCTATTTTTTCTGCAGGAGGTTCTACTTCGCTAGAATACGCTCCTAAATTTGCAGAAGTAGGTTGCACTGTGATAGACAACTCTTCGGCTTGGAGAATGGACCCTACCAAAAAATTAGTGGTTCCAGAAATTAACGCTCACGTTTTAACCAAAGAAGATAAAATCATCGCAAACCCTAATTGCTCTACCATTCAAATGGTGATGGTTCTTAATCCTCTTCATTTAAAATACAAAGTAAAAAGAGTAATCGTTTCTACTTACCAATCGGTTTCTGGAACAGGAAAAGCTGCTGTAGACCAATTGAACGCAGAAATTGCAAATGCTGTAAATCCTGGTTCAGTAGAAGTAAACGCTGTTTATCCTTACCAAATTTTCAAAAATGCATTGCCACAATGTGACGTTTTTGATGCAGATGATTACACTAAAGAAGAGCTTAAACTCATCAAGGAACCTAAAAAAATCATGGGAGATGATTCTATTAAAATTACAGCAACTGCGGTGAGAATTCCTGTACAAGGTGGTCACTCAGAAAGCGTAAACATAGAATTCGAAAATGATTTTGATTTAGAAGAAGTTAAAAACATTCTAGCCAATACTTCTGGAGTAGTTCTTCAGGATGATGTAGAAAATAAAGTTTATCCTATGTGTTTCTACTCTGAAGGAAAAGACGAAGTTTTCGTAGGAAGAATAAGAAGAGACCTTTCTCAACCCAATACACTGAACTGCTGGATTGTAGCAGACAATCTGAGAAAAGGTGCCGCAACGAACGCGGTACAAATCGCAGAATATCTCATTGCAAACCAATTAGTATAA
- a CDS encoding cation diffusion facilitator family transporter produces MEVATINKNKQKFTFQRNVAIVGVILFIGKLIAWHLTNSDAVFSDAMESIVNIISAFMGLYSLYLAAQPKDENHPYGHGKVEFVTSGVEGSLIIFAGIMIIVEAVDSLLHGNTLKKLDYGILIVLATAIINYLMGYFSIKKGERENSVVLISSGKHLQSDTWTTLGVVISLVLVYFTKIYWIDAAVALVFGSYIIIVGYKIVRKSLSGIMDEADPDLLKAVVEVLSKNRKKEWIDIHNMKIQQYGSGLHIDAHITLPWYDTLRESHQEMENIIKTLVAETERHVEFNFHMDDCKPHSCEICQLECAHRIHAFKKKIEWTPESVSQVSKHCLDNNP; encoded by the coding sequence ATGGAAGTCGCTACCATCAATAAAAACAAACAAAAATTCACTTTCCAGAGAAATGTAGCCATAGTAGGTGTCATTTTATTCATCGGAAAGCTGATTGCATGGCATCTCACCAATTCTGATGCTGTTTTTTCAGATGCTATGGAAAGTATTGTGAATATTATTTCGGCTTTCATGGGATTATATTCTTTGTATTTGGCAGCTCAACCGAAAGACGAAAACCATCCTTACGGTCATGGAAAAGTAGAGTTTGTAACTTCTGGAGTGGAAGGCTCGCTGATTATTTTTGCAGGAATTATGATTATTGTAGAAGCTGTAGACAGTTTGCTTCATGGCAATACTTTAAAAAAATTAGATTATGGAATTCTTATTGTTTTAGCAACTGCCATTATCAATTATTTGATGGGATACTTCTCCATCAAAAAAGGAGAAAGAGAAAATTCAGTGGTTCTTATTTCTTCAGGAAAACATCTTCAATCAGACACTTGGACAACTTTGGGCGTAGTCATCAGTTTAGTTCTAGTGTATTTTACTAAAATTTATTGGATAGATGCAGCCGTAGCTTTAGTTTTTGGTTCTTACATCATCATTGTAGGGTACAAAATTGTAAGAAAATCACTCAGTGGAATTATGGATGAAGCAGATCCAGATTTATTGAAAGCTGTAGTAGAAGTTCTCTCCAAAAACCGAAAAAAAGAATGGATTGACATTCATAACATGAAAATCCAACAATACGGAAGTGGTTTACATATCGACGCTCACATTACGCTTCCTTGGTACGATACGCTTAGAGAATCTCACCAAGAAATGGAAAACATCATCAAAACTCTGGTTGCTGAAACAGAAAGACATGTGGAATTTAATTTTCACATGGATGATTGCAAACCGCATTCTTGCGAAATTTGTCAACTAGAATGTGCGCACAGAATTCATGCTTTTAAAAAGAAAATAGAATGGACTCCAGAAAGCGTTTCTCAAGTTTCGAAACATTGTCTAGACAACAATCCTTAA
- a CDS encoding exosortase F system-associated membrane protein, which produces MRKILNWLFVFVGILGLISVRFLEDKIFYDPFLAFFKGDYKVATIPDFDSVKLITSHLLRFLLNLFFSAVVVHFMFLNKKWTLQAIALMTIAFLFFFPIYLWCLYSKMEVGYLFTFSVRRFVIQPVILLLIIPIFYYRKKLGKN; this is translated from the coding sequence ATGAGAAAAATTCTTAACTGGCTGTTTGTTTTTGTAGGAATTTTAGGATTAATTTCTGTACGTTTTTTAGAAGATAAAATTTTCTACGACCCATTTTTAGCTTTTTTCAAAGGAGATTATAAAGTGGCAACAATTCCAGATTTTGATTCGGTGAAATTAATAACAAGTCATTTGCTAAGATTTTTGTTGAATTTATTTTTCTCGGCAGTTGTAGTTCATTTTATGTTTTTAAATAAAAAATGGACTTTGCAAGCTATTGCTTTAATGACGATAGCGTTTTTATTTTTCTTCCCGATTTATCTCTGGTGTTTGTATTCAAAAATGGAAGTAGGTTATCTTTTCACGTTTTCAGTGAGAAGATTTGTCATTCAACCGGTAATTTTACTGTTGATTATTCCTATTTTTTATTACAGAAAAAAACTTGGAAAAAATTAA
- the xrtF gene encoding exosortase family protein XrtF, producing MKMKDFKEILWVLLRFLGIWLLLFLLYQWYLNQFSGNVDGFTKIISDQSAFLLNFTGYETVTKDFPSHETVQFYINGKVATRMVEGCNAVSVMIMFLAFVFAFYKGVKTFYFAFAGIVLLYILNLFRIYVLNVIVVDFPALTKPAHDYFFPAIIYGGVVVLWLIWINKFVITHEKNS from the coding sequence ATGAAGATGAAAGATTTCAAAGAAATATTGTGGGTTTTGCTTAGATTTTTGGGGATTTGGCTATTGCTATTTCTCCTGTATCAATGGTATTTGAACCAATTTTCTGGAAATGTTGATGGCTTTACTAAAATTATTTCTGACCAAAGTGCTTTCTTGCTCAATTTTACAGGTTATGAAACCGTTACTAAAGATTTTCCAAGTCATGAAACTGTTCAGTTTTATATCAATGGAAAAGTGGCAACCAGAATGGTAGAAGGTTGTAATGCGGTTTCGGTGATGATCATGTTTTTGGCGTTTGTTTTTGCTTTTTATAAAGGCGTAAAAACGTTTTATTTCGCTTTTGCAGGAATTGTTTTGCTCTATATTTTAAATCTGTTTAGAATTTATGTGCTGAATGTGATTGTGGTAGATTTTCCTGCTTTAACTAAACCTGCACATGATTATTTTTTTCCTGCGATTATTTATGGTGGAGTAGTGGTTTTATGGTTAATTTGGATTAATAAATTTGTCATTACCCATGAGAAAAATTCTTAA
- a CDS encoding S8 family peptidase gives MKINYLKILGAMAVMSLASCSTNEELNPNATEELAQQKLLTQKQINNIIKTSLAQKGDFFWKDTDALTIYSALTYSDYILTIGYGTSSTDYARTNARATQDIKENILSIIKTSESSTNSRNVNDLLIHDDATLNFIDVKVKDYATVKKLMSMKGIRYIEPSNYKFTEVSTNTAGSLEQVESSGSSSSGSGCGYDIAALNAADYTVTTPNAKVPWNFSKHGITSAWANSTGRGVGIAIVDTGLSPEQSLLNADFNNGASTGRTLSKNGTFVNSDSSTDTVTDGVNDGCGHGTSMAAVAASPRNDRGLPVGVAYNSNLITYRATGDVVLDSYRDQRGVTNALKAIANRTDVKIVSMSIGHAFSVGSISDAIKTVYSKGKLIISAAGTSTSFTTWYGVIFPANMAEVVAATGITDASTYQACDVCHTGSQVDFTIIMQRSANPDITVPVLSYYNGQTDFVGGSSVATAMTSGIAALVWAKNPTWTRDQVLAKMKASSQFPTTRNSKFGHGILYANVAVK, from the coding sequence ATGAAGATTAACTACTTGAAAATTCTGGGAGCAATGGCTGTTATGTCCTTAGCTTCTTGTTCTACCAACGAAGAACTCAACCCAAATGCTACAGAAGAATTGGCTCAACAAAAACTTCTCACGCAAAAACAAATCAATAACATTATCAAAACTTCTTTGGCTCAAAAAGGAGATTTTTTCTGGAAAGACACAGACGCACTTACTATTTACAGTGCTTTAACGTATAGTGATTACATTTTAACCATCGGTTATGGAACTTCTAGCACTGACTATGCAAGAACCAACGCTAGAGCAACTCAAGATATTAAAGAAAATATTTTAAGTATCATCAAAACCTCTGAAAGTAGCACTAATTCTAGAAATGTAAACGACCTTCTTATTCATGATGATGCAACACTCAATTTCATCGACGTAAAAGTAAAAGATTACGCTACGGTAAAAAAACTGATGTCTATGAAAGGCATAAGATACATAGAACCATCTAATTACAAATTTACGGAAGTTAGCACAAATACTGCTGGTTCCTTAGAGCAGGTAGAAAGCAGCGGAAGTTCTAGCTCTGGTTCTGGTTGCGGATATGATATTGCCGCTTTAAACGCTGCAGATTACACCGTTACTACACCCAATGCAAAAGTTCCTTGGAATTTTTCTAAACATGGCATTACTTCAGCTTGGGCTAATTCCACAGGAAGAGGAGTAGGAATTGCCATCGTAGATACTGGACTTTCGCCAGAACAATCTTTATTGAACGCAGATTTTAACAATGGAGCTTCTACAGGAAGAACGTTAAGCAAAAATGGAACTTTTGTAAATTCTGATTCTTCTACAGACACTGTAACAGATGGCGTAAATGACGGTTGTGGTCACGGAACTTCTATGGCTGCTGTAGCTGCATCTCCAAGAAACGACAGAGGCTTACCTGTGGGCGTTGCTTACAACTCTAATCTTATTACTTATAGAGCAACTGGAGACGTAGTTTTAGACAGTTACAGAGATCAAAGAGGAGTTACCAATGCGCTGAAAGCTATTGCCAATAGAACAGATGTAAAAATTGTTTCTATGTCTATTGGTCATGCATTTTCTGTTGGAAGTATTTCAGATGCTATTAAAACGGTTTATTCTAAAGGAAAACTCATTATTTCCGCAGCGGGAACTTCTACCAGTTTCACGACTTGGTATGGTGTAATTTTCCCAGCAAATATGGCAGAAGTAGTAGCTGCAACAGGAATTACAGACGCTTCTACTTACCAAGCTTGTGATGTTTGCCACACTGGTTCTCAGGTAGACTTTACCATTATCATGCAAAGATCTGCCAATCCAGACATTACCGTTCCTGTGTTAAGTTATTACAACGGACAAACAGATTTCGTAGGAGGTTCATCAGTTGCTACTGCGATGACCTCTGGAATCGCTGCTCTTGTTTGGGCTAAAAATCCAACTTGGACCAGAGATCAAGTCCTTGCCAAAATGAAGGCTTCGTCTCAATTCCCTACTACTAGAAATTCTAAATTCGGTCATGGAATTCTCTACGCCAATGTAGCAGTAAAATAA
- a CDS encoding aminoglycoside phosphotransferase family protein, translating to MNISEAQLFFEEFLGEKATAFLALPQSGSARMNFIGKSSNETYVITYNENLLENEAFFYFTQVFSDLNLNTPQIFKINEERKLYIQEFLGEKTLSEIIALEGESERVKSLVKQTLKHLFELQEKTQNKIDFSKTFEYEKYDELPITHDLYYFKNYLIDILELPYHKSTLLKEFKKIVEKIENLAPKSLMIRDFQARNILVNDQDEVFFIDYQAAMKGPALYDVVSFLFQAKANFSENFKNEMLEYYFSFRPSEKRNELEKSLKYCKMIRFIQVLGAYGFRGLIQRKPHFIASLEQGIQNLVEFTKTEPEMNEYPELKNLILQLNTAETKNKIQKLIHLNH from the coding sequence ATGAATATTTCTGAAGCACAACTTTTTTTCGAAGAATTTTTAGGCGAAAAGGCAACCGCATTTTTGGCATTGCCTCAAAGTGGTTCTGCGCGAATGAATTTCATTGGAAAATCCTCGAATGAAACTTACGTGATTACTTACAACGAAAATCTTCTAGAAAACGAAGCGTTTTTCTATTTCACACAGGTTTTTTCAGATTTAAACTTGAACACGCCTCAGATTTTTAAAATCAACGAAGAAAGAAAACTTTATATTCAGGAATTTTTGGGTGAAAAAACACTTTCTGAAATCATCGCTCTAGAAGGTGAATCTGAAAGAGTAAAATCTTTGGTCAAACAAACATTAAAACATTTATTTGAACTTCAAGAAAAGACCCAAAACAAAATAGATTTTTCTAAAACTTTCGAGTACGAAAAGTATGACGAACTGCCCATTACACATGATTTGTACTACTTCAAAAATTATTTGATAGACATTCTAGAGTTGCCTTATCATAAATCTACTTTACTGAAAGAATTCAAAAAAATTGTAGAAAAAATAGAAAATCTAGCCCCAAAATCCTTGATGATAAGAGATTTTCAGGCAAGAAATATTTTGGTAAATGATCAAGACGAAGTTTTTTTCATAGATTATCAAGCGGCAATGAAAGGACCTGCTCTTTACGATGTGGTTTCTTTTCTCTTCCAAGCTAAAGCCAATTTTTCTGAAAATTTCAAAAATGAAATGCTAGAATATTACTTCTCTTTTCGTCCTTCAGAAAAAAGAAATGAATTAGAAAAATCTTTGAAATATTGTAAAATGATTCGTTTTATTCAGGTTTTAGGAGCCTATGGTTTTAGAGGACTTATTCAGAGAAAACCGCATTTTATCGCAAGTTTAGAACAGGGAATTCAGAATTTAGTAGAGTTCACCAAAACGGAACCTGAGATGAATGAATATCCAGAGCTAAAAAATTTAATTCTACAACTGAACACAGCGGAAACTAAAAATAAAATTCAAAAATTAATTCATCTTAACCATTAA